One Nocardioidaceae bacterium SCSIO 66511 genomic window carries:
- a CDS encoding DUF6220 domain-containing protein codes for MTDTSTHPTPTSSGPGGFRRGSLTVFRALGALTLLACVVQIVFAGLGAYGASFDAHRALGGIIMLLTIVMLIVVLMARPSWLTVGLTVLVVLLATVGQTVLAQLGDDTDAWFGGIHALNGLVIMGLLSRLAFGEKGFASTRTEAGS; via the coding sequence ATGACCGACACCTCGACTCATCCCACACCGACCTCATCCGGACCCGGCGGGTTCAGACGGGGTTCGCTCACCGTGTTCCGCGCGCTCGGTGCGCTCACGCTGCTGGCGTGCGTCGTGCAGATCGTCTTCGCCGGGCTCGGGGCGTACGGAGCGAGCTTCGACGCGCACCGAGCCCTGGGCGGAATCATCATGCTGCTCACCATCGTGATGCTGATCGTCGTCCTGATGGCCCGCCCGAGTTGGTTGACGGTCGGGTTGACCGTGCTCGTCGTATTGCTCGCCACCGTCGGCCAGACCGTACTCGCACAGCTCGGCGACGACACCGACGCGTGGTTCGGCGGCATCCACGCCCTCAACGGCCTGGTCATCATGGGTCTGCTCTCCCGGCTTGCGTTCGGCGAGAAGGGCTTCGCCTCGACCCGTACGGAGGCGGGCTCGTGA
- a CDS encoding ABC transporter permease: MIDATSWALGPVLAGLTLLAVVIGAVSRLEVSRRLAYSVVRAVVQLAAVSLVLVWVLRSGYWTAAFIALMLIVGAWTSWGRIGRASGPPLWPIVPIAVGVAPVLTVVLASGVVPWQTEAVLPISGIIIGNAMVGTSVAGRLSLQALSERFGEYEAALALGLSDRESALMLMRPSATTALIPTMDQTRTVGLVTLPGAFIGVLLGGGSPTEAGAAQILVLVGILAAQVIAVVIAIEWLAHTQPTGSWVPARS, from the coding sequence GTGATCGACGCGACGAGCTGGGCGCTCGGGCCGGTCCTCGCCGGTCTGACGCTGCTCGCCGTGGTCATCGGCGCGGTCAGCCGACTCGAGGTCTCGCGGCGGCTCGCGTACTCCGTTGTGCGCGCGGTCGTCCAACTCGCCGCGGTTTCGCTGGTTCTCGTCTGGGTGCTTCGCTCGGGTTACTGGACCGCCGCGTTCATCGCGCTGATGCTGATCGTCGGGGCGTGGACGTCGTGGGGGCGAATCGGCCGTGCAAGCGGGCCACCGCTGTGGCCGATCGTTCCCATCGCCGTCGGGGTGGCGCCGGTCCTCACGGTCGTGCTCGCGAGCGGCGTCGTACCGTGGCAGACCGAAGCGGTACTCCCGATCTCGGGCATCATCATCGGCAACGCGATGGTCGGTACGTCTGTCGCCGGGCGGCTCTCGCTGCAGGCGCTGTCGGAACGCTTCGGTGAGTACGAGGCGGCTCTCGCCCTCGGACTGTCGGATCGCGAGTCCGCGCTGATGCTGATGCGCCCGTCCGCGACCACGGCCCTCATCCCGACGATGGACCAGACCCGCACGGTCGGGCTGGTGACCTTGCCCGGTGCATTCATCGGTGTGCTCCTCGGCGGCGGCTCTCCGACCGAGGCGGGAGCGGCACAGATCCTCGTACTGGTGGGAATTCTCGCGGCCCAGGTCATCGCGGTGGTCATCGCGATCGAGTGGCTGGCGCACACGCAACCGACGGGGAGCTGGGTCCCGGCGAGGTCGTGA
- a CDS encoding histidine kinase codes for MREFAARLGRSTLIQDALLAVFITAMQVQGVRQAAEGSEVAARSLGAFGDLGYVLLALSGLVLVARRLFPTTVFVVTALISMLYFSLDFPDGPGWIALFVATYTLTAHGDGRRSLVIAGVGIATLAASWLIADADIEPRAAIGWVFFRIGASIMSAALGESARSRRVIAAEAQERAERAERTREEEARARVDAERLRIAREVHDTVAHSIAIINVQAGVTAHVLDKRPERARETLVAIEHTSSAALHEMRAILGVLRDANDGRAPHPGLGQIDELIAKARAADLDVECGGDPAGTELPTAVGSAAYRIVQESFTNVIRHVGPTRVVVVVERTPDHLDVSVTNEPPRHDRGRARTAHERVGEDTEGGLGHGIAGMRERCELLGGELDAGPTRDGGFEVRARLPLAPVGAVPA; via the coding sequence ATGCGAGAGTTTGCGGCCCGGCTCGGCCGGTCCACCCTGATCCAAGACGCGCTCCTTGCCGTCTTCATCACCGCCATGCAGGTGCAAGGCGTCCGACAGGCCGCCGAAGGGTCGGAGGTGGCGGCGCGATCTCTCGGCGCGTTCGGTGATCTCGGGTACGTGCTCCTCGCGCTGAGCGGCCTCGTGCTCGTCGCCCGACGACTGTTCCCCACTACGGTTTTCGTCGTCACCGCACTGATCAGCATGCTGTACTTCTCGCTCGACTTCCCGGACGGCCCGGGCTGGATCGCACTGTTCGTGGCGACCTACACCCTGACCGCTCATGGAGACGGGCGACGGTCATTGGTGATCGCCGGAGTGGGCATCGCGACGCTCGCTGCGAGCTGGCTGATCGCCGATGCTGACATCGAGCCACGGGCGGCCATCGGCTGGGTGTTCTTCCGGATTGGTGCGTCGATCATGAGCGCTGCGCTGGGCGAGTCGGCGCGGTCGCGGCGGGTCATCGCCGCCGAGGCTCAGGAGCGTGCGGAGCGCGCCGAACGCACCCGGGAAGAGGAGGCGCGGGCGCGAGTCGATGCCGAGCGACTCCGGATCGCACGTGAGGTACACGACACGGTCGCCCACTCGATTGCGATCATCAACGTCCAGGCAGGTGTCACCGCGCATGTCCTCGACAAGCGCCCGGAACGTGCGCGGGAGACGCTGGTCGCCATCGAACACACGAGCTCCGCAGCCCTCCACGAGATGCGCGCGATTCTCGGTGTGCTGAGGGATGCGAACGACGGGCGGGCGCCTCATCCTGGCCTCGGACAGATCGACGAGCTGATTGCGAAGGCGCGGGCAGCTGACCTCGACGTCGAATGCGGCGGCGATCCGGCAGGGACCGAGCTGCCCACCGCGGTCGGCAGCGCCGCGTATCGCATTGTGCAAGAGTCGTTCACGAACGTGATCCGTCATGTCGGACCCACCCGGGTCGTTGTCGTCGTCGAACGCACGCCAGATCATCTCGACGTGAGCGTGACCAACGAACCTCCCCGGCACGATCGCGGCCGGGCAAGAACCGCGCACGAACGGGTCGGCGAAGATACGGAGGGCGGACTCGGTCACGGGATCGCCGGTATGCGTGAACGCTGCGAGCTGCTGGGCGGTGAACTCGACGCGGGCCCGACTCGCGACGGCGGATTCGAGGTCAGGGCGCGGCTACCTCTCGCGCCCGTAGGGGCGGTTCCCGCATGA
- a CDS encoding alpha/beta fold hydrolase — MKRFDVKFASGPDACAGWLYEPDSAPPRTPVVVLGHGLGATREMGLAAYAERFCEAGYRALAFDYRHFGDSEGEPRQLLDLRRQLDDWTAAVHYARTLPGADPERVVLWGTSLGGGLVLSVAARDHRIAAVIAQCPFTHGIASAVKLGPTSSTKVLLAGLRDLGAHLRHRKPATVRITGQRGDAALMVTSDAADGYASLVPVGGSVPDRVSARAGLTIPMYAPGRAVRSIECPVLFCVCDNDSVAPARITRWYARKARTREVRRYPIGHFDIYHGDAYESAIADQLAFLERRVPVG, encoded by the coding sequence ATGAAGCGGTTCGACGTGAAGTTCGCCTCAGGCCCAGATGCCTGTGCAGGTTGGCTTTACGAGCCCGACAGCGCCCCTCCGCGTACCCCTGTCGTGGTTCTCGGCCACGGTCTCGGCGCGACTCGGGAGATGGGCCTCGCTGCGTACGCCGAACGCTTCTGCGAGGCGGGCTACCGAGCGCTCGCATTCGACTACCGCCACTTCGGCGACAGCGAGGGCGAGCCGCGACAACTTCTCGACCTACGGCGCCAGCTCGACGACTGGACGGCGGCCGTTCACTACGCACGTACGCTGCCCGGCGCAGACCCGGAGCGGGTCGTGCTCTGGGGTACGAGCCTGGGAGGTGGTCTCGTACTGTCCGTCGCCGCTCGTGACCACCGCATTGCCGCGGTGATCGCACAGTGTCCGTTCACCCACGGGATCGCGTCGGCCGTCAAACTCGGCCCGACCAGCAGTACGAAGGTCCTCCTTGCCGGCCTGCGAGACCTCGGAGCGCATCTGCGTCATCGCAAGCCGGCGACGGTGCGCATCACCGGTCAGCGCGGTGATGCGGCGCTGATGGTGACGAGCGATGCGGCCGACGGCTATGCGTCGCTCGTGCCCGTCGGCGGCAGCGTGCCCGATCGAGTCTCCGCGCGGGCCGGGCTGACGATCCCGATGTACGCGCCGGGCAGAGCGGTGCGGAGCATCGAATGTCCGGTGCTGTTCTGCGTATGCGACAACGATTCCGTCGCGCCCGCGCGAATCACGCGCTGGTACGCACGGAAGGCGCGTACTCGCGAGGTGCGGCGCTACCCGATCGGTCATTTCGACATCTACCACGGTGACGCGTACGAGTCCGCGATCGCCGATCAACTGGCCTTCCTGGAGCGCCGCGTACCGGTCGGCTGA
- a CDS encoding WhiB family transcriptional regulator, translating to MQVTPSTPGAPGDDEVPPCAAQPQLYLDEMLDNPPVQSKVAKAVWAEYRERLETVRNACAGCPLFIDCLYRAVVHVDVSGYVGCTTARERRRIRRMLGVSVQTEDFDAIAGVRAEGKPIDHQTVLSTRAAFPADSLESIAERLGCSLSTVKRHLRRAREAEAAPARPEPKRKNVPTVDDVLDCFDSVVEADR from the coding sequence ATGCAGGTCACTCCATCCACGCCGGGTGCACCCGGCGATGATGAGGTGCCGCCCTGCGCCGCGCAACCGCAGCTGTATCTCGATGAGATGCTCGACAACCCGCCGGTCCAGTCCAAGGTGGCGAAGGCGGTCTGGGCTGAGTATCGCGAGCGGCTGGAGACCGTCCGCAACGCGTGCGCCGGATGCCCGCTGTTCATCGATTGTCTGTACCGCGCGGTCGTACACGTCGATGTCTCCGGGTACGTCGGCTGCACGACGGCCCGCGAACGCCGTCGCATCCGTCGAATGCTCGGTGTCTCGGTGCAGACCGAAGATTTCGACGCCATCGCCGGCGTACGCGCCGAGGGCAAGCCGATCGACCATCAGACCGTGCTCTCCACCCGGGCGGCGTTCCCCGCCGACTCGCTGGAGTCGATCGCCGAGCGCCTCGGCTGCTCGCTGTCGACGGTGAAGCGGCATCTGCGCAGGGCACGCGAGGCAGAGGCCGCGCCCGCGCGCCCCGAGCCCAAGCGCAAGAACGTACCCACCGTCGACGATGTGCTCGACTGCTTCGACTCTGTCGTCGAAGCAGATCGCTGA
- a CDS encoding DUF6457 domain-containing protein: MNLQQWTDEARQALDIDVEPDLRTILDTARDVAHAVERPAAPVTAFLIGYAAAARGGSLADIADVDAVIRSLVPPTSDDE; encoded by the coding sequence ATGAACCTGCAGCAGTGGACCGACGAGGCACGCCAGGCACTCGACATCGACGTCGAGCCCGACCTTCGCACGATCCTGGACACCGCCCGCGACGTTGCTCACGCCGTCGAGCGGCCGGCGGCACCCGTCACGGCGTTCTTGATCGGCTACGCAGCCGCGGCGCGAGGCGGATCCCTCGCTGACATCGCCGACGTCGATGCCGTCATCCGCTCACTCGTCCCGCCCACCTCCGACGACGAGTGA
- a CDS encoding aldose 1-epimerase family protein, with translation MIELAAGAYAAQVNRHGGGLATLTHDGTDLVTPQAGESGPPHFRGAVLAPWSNRIADGRYSFDGNEHVLPVTEPERRNALHGLVLDRDWQCSERADDTVTLRLELAQPAGYPFELVLTLTYALTDSGLTVRLDASNTGATRAPFGCGFHPYIRPGVTPIDAAPLRLEATERLLTDDVRLLPIGQESAVDTPYDFTSAHPIGPLHLDDAFSGIAASDDGRHRLRIGGVEVWWSPAMPWVQLFTPPDRDAIAVEPCTSPPDAFRSGNDLVVIAPGATYRVDWGVRAVA, from the coding sequence GTGATCGAGCTCGCCGCCGGCGCGTACGCCGCGCAGGTCAACCGACACGGCGGAGGCCTCGCGACGCTCACCCATGACGGCACCGACCTGGTGACTCCGCAGGCGGGCGAGTCCGGGCCGCCGCACTTTCGGGGCGCCGTCCTGGCGCCATGGTCGAACCGTATCGCCGACGGGCGATACAGCTTCGACGGAAACGAACACGTGTTGCCGGTCACCGAGCCGGAGCGCCGAAACGCGCTGCACGGGCTCGTACTCGACCGGGACTGGCAGTGTTCGGAGCGCGCCGACGACACGGTGACGCTGCGCCTGGAGCTCGCGCAGCCGGCCGGTTATCCCTTCGAGCTGGTCCTGACGCTCACGTACGCACTCACCGATTCGGGGCTGACCGTGCGCCTCGATGCCAGCAACACCGGGGCGACCCGCGCACCGTTCGGCTGCGGCTTCCATCCGTACATCCGCCCGGGCGTCACGCCGATCGACGCCGCGCCGCTGCGACTCGAGGCCACCGAACGCCTGCTCACCGATGACGTGCGCCTCCTGCCGATCGGCCAAGAGTCCGCCGTCGACACCCCGTACGACTTCACCTCGGCTCATCCGATCGGGCCGCTTCACCTCGACGATGCGTTCAGCGGAATCGCGGCATCAGACGACGGGCGTCATCGCCTCCGCATCGGCGGAGTAGAGGTGTGGTGGTCACCGGCCATGCCGTGGGTGCAGCTCTTCACGCCACCCGACCGCGACGCAATCGCGGTCGAGCCCTGCACCAGCCCGCCCGACGCCTTCCGAAGTGGCAACGACCTCGTCGTGATCGCGCCGGGTGCGACGTACCGCGTCGATTGGGGCGTACGCGCAGTCGCCTGA
- a CDS encoding carbon-nitrogen hydrolase family protein, whose protein sequence is MRIALHQMSATTDSAENREAVENALDGVRCPVDLVVLPEAVMHDFGAPDYDLAPVAEPLDGPFCSLLARHAERLATTIVAGMFESSDGLPYNTLVAFGSDGSLRAAYRKIHLYDSFGYLESERLSPGEVTTTTIPVADRTIGLMTCYDLRFPEYARELVDAGADVLVVPAAWVAGPLKEDHWITLLRARAIENTVDVIGVGQNGRRYSAGTSVVDPLGVVSVAAGERTTTVYAEVEAGRLAEARATNPSLANRRIGRPR, encoded by the coding sequence ATGCGCATCGCCTTGCACCAGATGAGTGCGACGACCGATTCGGCCGAGAACCGCGAGGCCGTCGAGAACGCTCTCGACGGCGTACGTTGCCCGGTCGATCTGGTCGTGCTCCCTGAGGCGGTCATGCACGACTTCGGCGCACCCGATTACGACCTTGCCCCCGTCGCCGAGCCGCTGGACGGCCCGTTCTGTTCGCTGCTCGCGCGCCACGCCGAACGCCTCGCCACGACGATCGTCGCGGGCATGTTCGAGTCGAGCGACGGGCTGCCGTACAACACACTGGTCGCATTCGGCTCGGACGGTTCGCTGCGTGCCGCGTACCGCAAGATCCACCTGTACGACTCGTTCGGCTACCTGGAGTCGGAGCGGCTTTCGCCGGGGGAGGTCACGACCACAACGATCCCGGTCGCCGATCGCACGATCGGGCTGATGACCTGCTACGACCTGCGATTCCCGGAGTATGCCCGCGAGCTCGTCGACGCCGGCGCCGATGTGTTGGTCGTACCCGCAGCCTGGGTTGCCGGTCCGCTCAAGGAGGACCACTGGATCACCCTTCTCCGCGCCCGCGCGATCGAGAACACCGTCGACGTGATCGGCGTCGGCCAGAACGGTCGCCGCTACTCGGCCGGTACGTCTGTCGTCGACCCGTTGGGTGTCGTCAGCGTTGCTGCCGGTGAGCGTACGACGACCGTCTACGCCGAGGTGGAGGCCGGCCGGCTGGCCGAGGCGCGCGCCACGAACCCGTCGCTCGCCAACCGCCGGATAGGGCGGCCTCGATGA
- a CDS encoding molybdenum cofactor guanylyltransferase, which translates to MTPYDAVILAGGRSSRLGTDKTRVTVGGRSVLDRVLAAVDDADTRFVVGPARPVKDDARIRWVREEPPGTGPANGVACTVPYLDSGLVAVLAGDLPYVERSTVARLVDGVAGDGAVLQDSAARPQWLCAVVRTSSLQRRVSTRDTWAGAAMRDLLGALELTRVSAVGDESHDIDTPDDIPSEP; encoded by the coding sequence GTGACCCCCTATGACGCCGTCATCCTCGCCGGCGGCCGCTCGTCACGCCTCGGCACCGACAAGACGCGGGTGACGGTCGGGGGCCGTTCCGTGCTCGACCGGGTGCTCGCGGCCGTCGACGACGCGGACACGCGGTTCGTGGTCGGCCCGGCGCGACCCGTCAAAGACGACGCGCGCATTCGCTGGGTCCGCGAAGAGCCGCCCGGCACGGGTCCGGCGAACGGTGTGGCCTGTACGGTGCCGTACCTCGACTCGGGCCTTGTCGCCGTTCTCGCCGGCGACCTTCCCTACGTCGAGCGGTCGACCGTCGCCAGGCTGGTCGACGGCGTGGCAGGAGACGGCGCGGTGCTGCAGGACTCCGCCGCACGACCGCAGTGGCTGTGCGCGGTCGTACGTACGTCCTCGCTCCAGCGACGGGTCAGTACGCGGGACACCTGGGCCGGCGCCGCGATGCGAGACCTGCTCGGAGCCCTCGAACTAACGCGCGTTTCAGCGGTCGGCGACGAGTCGCACGACATCGATACACCGGACGACATACCGTCTGAGCCATGA
- a CDS encoding response regulator transcription factor produces the protein MSASTPARPDEPIKVLLADDEGLVRSGFRVLLDTEDDITVVGDATNGLDAVEQARATRPDVVLMDIRMPKLDGIQATRAIAATPGLEQVRVLILTTYDTDAYVYEALQTGASGFLLKDAGPAELLHAIRVVAAGDALLAPRITRRLIGQFAARRTAEAEGEATLGLLTEREREVLALLGQGLSNDEIGARLFLSPATARTHVSRAMGKLGARDRAQLVVIAYQTGLVTP, from the coding sequence ATGAGTGCTTCGACTCCAGCCCGACCGGACGAGCCCATCAAGGTCCTGCTCGCCGACGACGAAGGCCTCGTACGCTCCGGATTCCGGGTCTTACTCGATACCGAGGACGACATCACTGTGGTCGGCGATGCCACCAACGGACTCGACGCGGTCGAGCAGGCCAGGGCAACCCGACCCGACGTCGTGTTGATGGACATCCGGATGCCGAAACTGGACGGGATCCAGGCGACGCGAGCGATCGCCGCGACGCCGGGGCTCGAGCAGGTGCGGGTGTTGATCTTGACGACGTACGACACCGATGCCTATGTGTACGAAGCGCTGCAGACCGGAGCCAGCGGTTTCCTGCTGAAGGATGCCGGTCCGGCGGAGCTGCTCCACGCCATCAGGGTTGTGGCTGCCGGCGACGCCCTCCTCGCGCCACGGATCACGCGGCGTCTGATCGGACAGTTCGCGGCCCGACGTACCGCCGAGGCGGAGGGTGAGGCGACGCTTGGCTTGTTGACCGAGCGCGAGCGCGAGGTCCTCGCCTTGCTCGGCCAGGGCCTGAGCAACGACGAAATAGGCGCACGGCTGTTCCTCAGCCCGGCAACCGCGCGTACGCACGTGAGCCGTGCGATGGGCAAGCTGGGCGCCCGCGACCGTGCGCAGTTGGTGGTGATCGCGTACCAGACCGGACTCGTCACGCCGTGA
- a CDS encoding bacterial proteasome activator family protein encodes MSETPSEHTVIGPDGQPVPLSDDGEHTPPSVTDLVEQPAKVMRIGGMIRQLLEEVKAAPLDDASRARLREIHTTSIKELEDGLAPELIEELERLSLPFGSETPSESELRIAQAQLVGWLEGLFHGIQTAIYAQQMAAQSQLQQIRRALPGGLEAGAQGQGVGEGESPGGRGMYL; translated from the coding sequence ATGTCCGAGACGCCATCCGAACACACCGTGATAGGACCCGACGGCCAACCGGTCCCGTTGTCCGACGACGGCGAGCACACGCCTCCGTCGGTCACCGACCTCGTCGAGCAGCCGGCGAAGGTGATGCGGATCGGCGGGATGATCCGGCAGCTTCTCGAAGAAGTGAAGGCCGCGCCGCTCGACGACGCCAGCAGGGCGAGGCTCCGTGAGATCCATACGACCTCGATCAAGGAGCTCGAGGACGGGCTCGCGCCCGAGCTGATCGAGGAGCTGGAGCGGCTCAGCCTGCCGTTCGGGTCCGAAACACCGTCCGAATCCGAGTTGCGCATCGCGCAAGCCCAGCTCGTCGGCTGGCTCGAGGGCCTGTTCCACGGCATCCAGACCGCGATCTACGCCCAGCAGATGGCTGCGCAGTCCCAGTTGCAGCAGATCCGCCGCGCGTTGCCCGGAGGGTTGGAAGCCGGCGCGCAAGGGCAAGGTGTCGGCGAGGGAGAGTCGCCCGGCGGACGCGGGATGTATCTCTGA
- a CDS encoding NAD(P)H-quinone oxidoreductase, producing MRAVIVPEPGGVDALELVDRDSPEPAAGEVVVDVEAAGVNRADLLQRMGNYSPPPGATDVLGLECAGKVSAVGAGVDGWTIGDPVCALLSGGGYAEQVAVPAGQLLPVPDGITTTEAASLVEVASTVWSNVFMLAGLQPSEVLLVHGGSSGIGTMAIQLAKALGARVAVTAGTEAKLDACRELGADIAVNYRDQDFVEVVREATDGHGADVILDNMGAKYLPRNVDLLATSGRLVIIGMQGGVKGELNIATLLRKRGAVLATSLRGRPADEKAAIVASVRENVWPLVAEGAIRPIVHTTFPLEQVRDAHQTLEDSTHIGKVLLTT from the coding sequence ATGCGTGCAGTGATTGTGCCCGAGCCGGGCGGTGTCGACGCCCTCGAGCTCGTCGACCGCGACTCCCCAGAACCTGCCGCGGGCGAGGTCGTGGTCGATGTCGAGGCCGCCGGAGTCAACCGTGCAGACCTCTTGCAGCGGATGGGCAACTACTCACCCCCGCCCGGCGCGACCGACGTACTCGGCCTCGAGTGCGCCGGCAAGGTCAGCGCGGTCGGTGCGGGAGTCGACGGGTGGACCATCGGTGACCCGGTGTGCGCTCTCCTTTCGGGAGGCGGGTACGCGGAGCAGGTGGCCGTGCCCGCCGGACAACTCCTCCCCGTGCCCGACGGCATCACGACCACCGAGGCCGCCTCCCTTGTCGAAGTTGCCTCCACGGTGTGGTCCAACGTGTTCATGCTCGCCGGCCTACAGCCGAGCGAGGTGCTCCTCGTACACGGTGGCAGCAGCGGCATCGGCACGATGGCGATCCAGCTCGCAAAGGCCCTCGGGGCAAGGGTCGCCGTTACTGCGGGCACCGAGGCGAAACTCGACGCATGCCGTGAGCTCGGCGCAGACATCGCCGTCAACTACCGCGACCAGGATTTCGTCGAGGTTGTACGAGAGGCGACCGACGGGCACGGCGCCGACGTCATCCTGGACAACATGGGTGCCAAGTACCTGCCCCGCAACGTCGATCTGCTCGCAACGTCCGGACGTCTCGTCATCATCGGCATGCAGGGCGGGGTCAAGGGCGAGTTGAACATCGCCACCTTGCTACGCAAGCGGGGCGCGGTCCTGGCGACCTCGCTGCGTGGGCGCCCAGCCGACGAGAAGGCCGCGATCGTCGCGAGCGTACGCGAGAACGTGTGGCCGCTGGTCGCCGAAGGCGCGATTCGACCGATCGTGCACACTACCTTCCCGCTCGAGCAGGTACGCGATGCGCACCAAACGCTCGAGGACAGCACGCACATCGGCAAGGTACTCCTCACCACGTGA